From Haloplanus vescus:
CGATACACGACGGTGGGGTTATACGGGCTCCTCATCGGGACTGGACTCTGTCTGGTCGCGTTCCTCACGAATCCCGTTCCCGATCCCTCGTTCCCGTGGGCGACGCTGCCCGAGTCTCTACGATTACCGATTGCACAGCCCCGGATCGAACACTGGCCGGTGACCTACACTATCGGTATCTGGCTGTGGATTATCGGCTTTCCCGCGCTGTTCCTCGCTGGCTATAGACGATTCGGAGACTGGATGCCGTTCGGAACACCGATGTGGCTTGCTGGACTTCCGGCGCTCGCGATGCTCAGCTGGACGACATACTGCCGGTTTTTCTGGCCGAAGCTTCATCCGCCGACCTGGAACGCTCCCTCCTACACGGTCGTCTGCTGGCTATACTGCTCCTCGTACAACGTGCTCTGGAGTAATCTTGCCTATCTGATTGCGTTCGTCGGCGTCGCCGCGACAGTTCTAGCTGTGCGACGCCGGCACGTAGCCGGATACATCCTACTCGGGTTCGGAGTCTTCGCACTTCCCCTCGGATTGCCAGCTGTGTATGAGGGATATCGCCGGATAACTAAAACACACGGTGAAGTGAGGCCTTGACAGCGGTACAGGGCGCAAGCTCAAGAATCTCGGTGCGCACGAACGAACGCCCGGCGGAGGACAGTCAGGAGCACGTAGGTTTCGTACTTCTGGGTCTGACAGTGCTCACACGGCTGCATATCTGCGACGATCTCCGCTATCGCGTCGTCGTGGTCTTCTGTGAGAGTATCGAGTGAGTCCCTGATCTGGGGTTGAACGGCCTCGATCATCTCCTCAACAGCGTCATCAGCTGACTCTGGCAGCGAGTACGAGAGGACGATCGTATTCGCGTGGTAGTACTTCGTCGTCCCACCGCGCCCTTCCTCGAAGCGGACGACGTCGACGAGACCGGCATCCCGTAACTCGTTGATGTGATGACGAACCGTGTTCTCCGTGCGGTCGACGCCGCGGTCCTCCAAACGGCCGTGGACCTCAGTTGCGGTCAGCGCCTCCGCGGAGAGGATATCGAGGATCATCGCCCGCATCGGTTCGTCGATGGCGTCCGAAACCCGGGTGTCTCGCACCGCGATGTCCTCAAGCCGGTGGTCGGTACCGGAACTACTCATACGAGAACTGAGTATGAGCAGGCGGGAAAAGCTAGCGGGACGCTGCTTAGAACTCAGGTCGCTGGGTCCGCGATACCGAAAGCCCTAGACAACCCGTTTGACTGTTCCAATCACCTATATCTGTATTCAAACATATCATCTAAAAAATACTTATTGGGGTACGGGCACTACCTCAAACTGTAATGAGCGACACAACCCAGTTCCGCGTCCTCGACTTCGACTGCCCGACCTGTGCGAGCACCGTCGAACGCGCCCTATCGAACGTCGACGGTGTCCAGCACGTCGAGGTTCACTACGCGACCGGCCGCGTCGAGATCGAATATGACGACAGCGTCGCTGATCCCGACGCCTTCGCACAGACCATCGAAAACCAGGGGTACACGCCCCAAC
This genomic window contains:
- a CDS encoding ArsR/SmtB family transcription factor is translated as MSSSGTDHRLEDIAVRDTRVSDAIDEPMRAMILDILSAEALTATEVHGRLEDRGVDRTENTVRHHINELRDAGLVDVVRFEEGRGGTTKYYHANTIVLSYSLPESADDAVEEMIEAVQPQIRDSLDTLTEDHDDAIAEIVADMQPCEHCQTQKYETYVLLTVLRRAFVRAHRDS
- a CDS encoding heavy-metal-associated domain-containing protein, with product MSDTTQFRVLDFDCPTCASTVERALSNVDGVQHVEVHYATGRVEIEYDDSVADPDAFAQTIENQGYTPQPA